A single region of the Streptomyces virginiae genome encodes:
- a CDS encoding (2Fe-2S)-binding protein — protein MTVTTFPAVTSTPPGSAVTDAFARLAEAYSGLRVIERTADEPLPRGAGWVGADELAAGGPTLDAFLAWDNAQVLRDYGTQARPDVIAGFGLHRYAWPACLLITLPWFLHRRVPRFPVTEVAFHRTLGRLSVRVEEFACLPDDPAAALPGARVVPDEEALREEVRAAVAQHLGPLLEGFGPRMRRGRRALWGMVTDEVVESLWYIGNLLGEEQRAMTELEALLPGSTAPYTGGAGFRTLTGPEGQELPTRDRAGCCFFYTIRPEDTCVTCPRTCDADRVARLAATAA, from the coding sequence ATGACCGTCACGACCTTTCCGGCTGTCACATCCACCCCGCCCGGCTCTGCGGTGACGGATGCGTTCGCCAGGCTGGCCGAGGCGTACAGCGGGCTGCGGGTGATCGAGCGAACCGCTGACGAACCCCTCCCTCGCGGTGCGGGATGGGTCGGCGCGGACGAGCTCGCCGCCGGAGGGCCGACCTTGGACGCCTTCCTCGCCTGGGACAACGCCCAGGTCCTGAGGGACTACGGGACCCAGGCCCGACCCGATGTGATCGCGGGCTTCGGGCTGCACCGGTACGCCTGGCCGGCCTGCCTGTTGATCACCCTCCCGTGGTTCCTGCACCGGCGGGTCCCACGCTTCCCGGTCACCGAGGTGGCCTTCCACCGGACCCTCGGCCGGCTCAGCGTGCGCGTCGAGGAATTCGCCTGCCTGCCGGACGATCCGGCGGCCGCACTCCCGGGGGCTCGTGTCGTGCCCGACGAGGAGGCGCTGCGCGAAGAGGTGCGGGCTGCGGTGGCCCAGCACCTCGGACCGCTGCTGGAAGGCTTCGGCCCGCGCATGCGGCGTGGCCGCCGGGCCCTGTGGGGCATGGTGACCGACGAGGTCGTCGAGAGCCTCTGGTACATCGGCAACCTGCTCGGCGAGGAGCAGCGCGCCATGACCGAGCTGGAGGCGCTGCTGCCCGGCTCGACGGCCCCGTACACCGGGGGCGCGGGCTTCCGCACGCTCACCGGACCCGAGGGCCAGGAGCTGCCCACGCGGGACCGGGCCGGCTGCTGCTTCTTCTACACCATCCGCCCCGAGGACACCTGTGTCACCTGTCCCCGGACCTGTGACGCCGACCGCGTCGCCCGCCTCGCGGCGACCGCCGCCTGA
- a CDS encoding PucR family transcriptional regulator has translation MRLRALLETEALGLRLLGGEGELDRTVRGVMTTDLRDPSRYLSGGELVLTGLAWRRNSADSEPFVRILASAGVAGLAAGEAELQAIPDDLVSACVRNRLPLFAVNEDVAFATITEYVVRQVSGERAGDLAAVVDRHRRLMTSGPAGGGPDVVLDLLTTDLDLRAWVLSPTGRQIAGAGEPLAPGVCAALASEHLAAVRTGRRGPHRISIQGITYSLFPIRGHGRGAAGPGARDVRETVLSDWLLAVEADAGDWPAERLDLLQGVTQLIAVERDRRDAARTVRRRLAQEVLELVQTGAPPAEIAARLRVAAPVLLPGLGAAPHWQVVVARVDWEGGDIPGGPVAQSLLEEILVDPSVSGPEPSDRIAVAHAGDEAIALVPLPSLSGDAGEDKGPDSALHADELLATVRDPLAAGLADDGRLTLGVSAAVHSAEGLRGALEEARHARRVAAARPGRVCAAGHHELASHVLLLPFVPDDVRRAFTARLLDPLRDYDRRHRAELIPTLEAFLDCDGSWTRCATRLHLHVNTLRYRVGRIEQLTSRDLSRLEDKLDFFLALRMS, from the coding sequence ATGCGGCTGCGCGCACTGCTGGAAACCGAGGCGCTGGGGCTGCGGCTGCTCGGCGGCGAGGGTGAACTCGACCGGACGGTCCGCGGGGTCATGACGACCGACCTACGCGATCCCAGCCGGTATCTGTCGGGGGGCGAACTGGTCCTGACCGGCCTGGCCTGGAGACGAAATTCAGCCGACTCCGAGCCATTCGTACGAATCCTGGCGAGCGCGGGCGTCGCCGGGCTCGCCGCGGGCGAGGCCGAACTCCAGGCCATTCCGGATGATCTTGTTTCGGCCTGTGTGCGCAATCGGCTGCCGCTGTTCGCCGTGAACGAGGACGTTGCATTCGCCACGATCACGGAGTACGTCGTCCGGCAGGTCTCGGGCGAGCGCGCCGGAGACCTCGCGGCCGTCGTGGACCGACACCGCCGACTGATGACCTCGGGTCCGGCCGGCGGCGGCCCCGACGTGGTGCTCGATCTGCTCACCACCGACCTCGATCTCCGGGCCTGGGTACTGTCCCCCACCGGCCGACAGATCGCCGGGGCCGGTGAGCCGCTGGCGCCGGGCGTGTGCGCAGCACTGGCGAGCGAGCACCTTGCGGCGGTCCGGACGGGCCGTAGGGGGCCGCATCGGATCTCCATCCAGGGTATTACCTACTCCCTCTTCCCGATCAGGGGACACGGGCGCGGAGCCGCCGGTCCGGGCGCCCGTGACGTGCGCGAGACGGTGCTCTCGGACTGGCTGCTGGCGGTCGAGGCGGACGCGGGCGACTGGCCCGCCGAGCGCCTCGACCTGCTGCAGGGCGTCACCCAGCTGATCGCCGTGGAGCGGGACCGGCGCGACGCGGCCCGCACCGTGCGCCGCCGTCTCGCACAAGAGGTGCTCGAACTGGTCCAGACGGGTGCCCCGCCCGCCGAGATCGCCGCCCGTCTGCGGGTCGCGGCCCCGGTCCTGCTGCCCGGACTGGGCGCCGCCCCGCACTGGCAGGTCGTCGTGGCCCGGGTGGACTGGGAGGGCGGGGACATCCCCGGCGGCCCGGTGGCCCAGTCGCTGCTGGAGGAGATCCTCGTCGACCCGTCCGTCTCGGGGCCCGAGCCCTCGGACCGGATCGCGGTCGCCCACGCGGGTGACGAGGCCATCGCCCTGGTCCCGCTGCCCTCGCTCTCCGGGGACGCCGGGGAGGACAAGGGCCCGGACTCCGCCCTGCACGCCGACGAGCTGCTCGCGACCGTACGGGACCCCCTCGCCGCCGGTCTGGCCGACGACGGCCGGCTCACGCTGGGCGTCAGCGCGGCCGTGCACTCCGCCGAGGGGCTGCGCGGGGCGCTGGAGGAGGCCCGGCACGCCCGCCGGGTGGCCGCGGCGCGCCCGGGCCGGGTCTGCGCGGCCGGCCACCACGAGCTGGCCTCGCACGTGCTGCTGCTGCCGTTCGTCCCGGACGACGTCCGCCGCGCCTTCACGGCCCGGCTGCTGGACCCGCTGCGGGACTACGACCGGCGCCACCGCGCGGAGCTGATCCCGACGCTGGAGGCGTTCCTCGACTGCGACGGTTCCTGGACCCGCTGTGCGACGCGGTTGCACTTGCACGTCAACACGTTGCGCTACCGCGTCGGGCGAATCGAGCAGTTGACGTCGCGGGACCTTTCCCGGCTGGAGGACAAGCTCGACTTCTTCCTGGCACTGCGGATGAGCTGA
- a CDS encoding GntR family transcriptional regulator encodes MHETAHARVPAQRQKVLRHSVRGQVLDALRAALIDGELVPGEIYSGPALGERFGVSATPVREAMQQLAVEGAVECLPNRGFRVLSRTPRERSELAEVRALLEVPVMLRLARTVPAADWEALRPAAAATAEAAAAGDLPGYAEADRDFHRAVLRLAGNDQLVQVAEELHRRAQWPLPGAPRVRRADLVADAAEHSALLEALIARDLPVVESLVREHFAGSPA; translated from the coding sequence GTGCACGAAACGGCCCACGCCCGGGTACCCGCACAAAGGCAGAAGGTGTTGCGCCATTCGGTGCGCGGTCAGGTGCTCGACGCGCTGCGCGCGGCCCTGATCGACGGAGAGCTGGTGCCCGGCGAGATCTACTCGGGCCCGGCCCTGGGGGAGCGGTTCGGGGTCTCCGCGACCCCGGTGCGCGAGGCGATGCAGCAGCTGGCCGTGGAGGGGGCGGTGGAGTGCCTCCCGAACCGGGGCTTCCGCGTGCTCTCGCGCACCCCGAGGGAGCGCTCCGAGCTGGCCGAGGTACGGGCCCTGCTCGAAGTCCCCGTCATGCTCCGGCTGGCCCGTACGGTGCCCGCGGCCGACTGGGAGGCCCTGCGTCCGGCCGCCGCGGCCACGGCGGAGGCGGCGGCCGCCGGTGACCTGCCGGGGTACGCGGAGGCGGACCGGGACTTCCACCGGGCGGTGCTGCGACTGGCCGGCAACGATCAGCTGGTGCAGGTGGCGGAGGAACTCCACCGCCGGGCCCAGTGGCCCCTGCCGGGCGCTCCGCGGGTTCGGCGGGCCGATCTCGTCGCCGACGCGGCGGAGCATTCGGCGCTGCTGGAGGCGCTGATCGCGCGGGACCTCCCGGTGGTGGAGTCCCTGGTCCGCGAACACTTCGCGGGCTCCCCGGCCTGA